Proteins co-encoded in one Methanobrevibacter gottschalkii DSM 11977 genomic window:
- a CDS encoding ArsA family ATPase — protein MSFKDYFKFDKDKTTFIFVGGKGGVGKTSVSSATALWLAEQGKKTLIVSTDPAHSLADSLEVPIGSYPREIKTNLFAVEIDPDVAMAQKQAQLEAQKAANPDDGGLLGMDFLSDQLDMASASPGADEAAAFEMFMGVMNSDEFDVVVFDTAPTGHTLRLLSFPEVMDSWVGKMMMLKAKLGGVTNSLKKIMPFMDAVDDPQTSEDLKRTKEQIDMAKEVLSDPDRTTFKMVVIPEEMSIYESERALEALGKYDITVDSVIVNQVMPDICDCDFCHSRHKLQQKRLALIDQKFPNQHIAEVPLFKDEVKGQDKLLKLAHILYDDEDNDEVVQDAIQL, from the coding sequence TTGTCATTTAAAGATTATTTTAAATTTGATAAAGACAAAACCACATTTATTTTTGTTGGTGGTAAAGGTGGAGTCGGAAAAACTTCTGTTTCTTCTGCTACTGCATTATGGTTAGCTGAACAAGGTAAAAAAACATTGATTGTATCAACTGACCCTGCTCATTCGTTAGCGGACTCATTGGAAGTACCAATTGGAAGTTATCCTCGTGAAATTAAAACTAATTTGTTTGCTGTTGAAATTGATCCGGATGTAGCAATGGCTCAAAAACAAGCACAATTGGAAGCCCAAAAAGCAGCAAATCCTGATGATGGTGGGTTATTGGGTATGGACTTTTTGTCTGACCAATTGGATATGGCATCTGCATCACCCGGCGCTGATGAAGCGGCTGCATTTGAAATGTTTATGGGTGTAATGAATTCTGATGAATTTGACGTTGTTGTATTTGATACTGCACCAACAGGACACACTTTAAGATTATTATCTTTCCCTGAAGTAATGGATTCTTGGGTAGGTAAAATGATGATGCTTAAAGCAAAATTGGGTGGAGTAACTAACTCATTAAAGAAAATTATGCCATTTATGGATGCTGTTGATGATCCTCAAACTTCTGAAGATTTAAAAAGAACCAAAGAACAAATTGACATGGCAAAAGAAGTTTTATCTGATCCTGATAGAACCACTTTCAAAATGGTTGTAATTCCAGAGGAAATGTCTATTTATGAATCTGAAAGGGCTTTAGAAGCTCTTGGTAAATATGATATTACTGTTGATAGTGTTATTGTAAATCAAGTAATGCCTGATATTTGTGACTGTGATTTCTGTCATTCTAGACATAAATTACAGCAAAAACGTTTGGCTTTAATTGACCAAAAATTCCCAAATCAACACATTGCTGAAGTGCCATTATTCAAAGATGAAGTTAAAGGTCAGGATAAATTGTTAAAGTTAGCTCATATTTTATATGATGATGAAGACAACGATGAAGTTGTCCAGGATGCTATTCAGCTTTAA
- a CDS encoding tRNA (adenine-N1)-methyltransferase gives MKMILDERGKKYVLKSGEDFQSDLGIVSADVLNDADIGEEVKSHLNHTFKIIKPNINDFIDIMDRRCSILLKKDIGLVLAHTGLGSGSRVVDAGTGAGAIALNFGNVVGSEGDVFTYEIREDFAEVARKNIEKFGITNVHVKNKNIKDGIDEDKIDLVFLDLPKPFEVFEEVMECLNVGGWLTVYAPYIDQAEISYRIAKKLGFYDIEIFEILERGLEVRPQGVRPKTRMVGHSGYMVFARKL, from the coding sequence ATGAAAATGATTTTAGATGAACGTGGTAAGAAGTATGTTTTAAAATCTGGAGAAGATTTCCAAAGTGATTTGGGAATTGTATCTGCTGATGTATTAAATGATGCAGATATTGGTGAAGAGGTTAAAAGTCACTTAAACCACACATTTAAAATTATAAAACCGAATATCAATGATTTCATTGATATTATGGATAGAAGATGTTCAATTCTCCTTAAAAAAGATATTGGATTGGTATTGGCTCATACTGGTTTGGGATCAGGCTCACGTGTAGTCGATGCTGGAACAGGTGCAGGAGCTATTGCACTAAACTTCGGAAATGTTGTTGGATCTGAAGGTGATGTCTTTACCTATGAAATTAGGGAGGACTTTGCTGAAGTTGCCCGGAAAAACATTGAAAAATTTGGAATTACTAATGTTCATGTTAAAAATAAGAATATTAAAGATGGGATTGATGAAGATAAAATTGATTTGGTCTTTTTAGATTTGCCAAAACCTTTCGAGGTATTTGAAGAAGTAATGGAATGTTTGAATGTTGGCGGGTGGTTAACAGTTTATGCCCCTTACATTGATCAAGCAGAAATTTCTTATCGCATTGCAAAAAAATTAGGATTTTATGATATTGAGATTTTTGAAATTTTAGAACGTGGTCTTGAAGTTAGGCCTCAGGGTGTCAGACCAAAAACACGAATGGTTGGTCACAGCGGATATATGGTATTTGCACGAAAATTATAG
- a CDS encoding NAD+ synthase — protein MSEIPKLNCEKTKCNIVDFIKSKVSESKSKGIVIGLSGGIDSTLAAYLACEAVGKENVFGVSMPSTTTPTEDKIHAIEIAQELGIKYKEIAIDSVLNEYLSVTQLDNYNLAIGNLKARIRMSIIYYYANHNNYIVCGTGNRSEILIGYFTKHGDGACDIEPIGNLYKTDVFKLSEFLNIPKEIIEKPPRAGLWDNQTDEDEIGMSYDLLDQILYLSTEKYMKNNEIANRLNISAEEVDMIINKIIRSKHKSKVPESPAKTIL, from the coding sequence ATTAGTGAAATTCCAAAACTAAACTGTGAAAAAACAAAATGCAACATTGTTGACTTCATTAAATCAAAAGTATCTGAATCTAAATCTAAAGGTATTGTAATTGGTTTGAGTGGAGGAATTGATTCAACACTTGCAGCATATCTTGCATGCGAAGCTGTTGGAAAAGAAAATGTATTTGGAGTAAGTATGCCATCCACTACCACACCAACTGAAGATAAAATTCATGCTATTGAAATAGCTCAAGAATTAGGAATTAAATATAAAGAAATAGCTATTGACAGTGTTTTAAATGAATATTTATCTGTAACTCAATTAGACAATTATAATTTAGCCATAGGTAATTTAAAAGCTAGAATTAGAATGTCTATCATTTATTATTATGCTAACCATAACAACTACATCGTTTGTGGAACTGGTAATAGAAGCGAAATATTAATTGGATACTTTACAAAACATGGGGATGGTGCATGTGATATTGAACCGATTGGAAACCTGTATAAAACCGATGTATTTAAATTAAGTGAATTTTTAAATATTCCAAAGGAAATCATCGAAAAACCTCCACGTGCAGGATTATGGGATAATCAAACTGACGAGGACGAAATTGGAATGAGTTATGATTTACTTGATCAGATTCTTTATTTATCTACTGAAAAATATATGAAAAATAATGAAATAGCTAATAGATTAAATATTTCAGCAGAGGAAGTTGACATGATTATTAATAAAATAATCAGGAGCAAACACAAAAGTAAAGTTCCTGAAAGCCCTGCAAAAACAATATTATAA
- the aroE gene encoding shikimate dehydrogenase gives MKIKGSTNIVGLIGHPVEHSFSPPMHNAAFDKLNMDYAYVAFDVDSNNLKSAIDGAKSLNIKGFNVTIPHKIGIMQFLDEIDEVASLIGAVNTIDFKNLKGYNTDGIGAVRAIEEVTNIKNKNVVVAGAGGASRAISFYLARYGADTITLLNRNVDRAMNLAEDILDSGLITEIKSDSISEINSYLSDADILVDTTPRGMHPHTDDEPIARAENMQEDLVVFDAVYNPNETVLIKEAIKAGAKPVYGIKMLLYQGAESFKIWTGRKAPIDVMEKALGETLNLE, from the coding sequence ATGAAAATTAAAGGTAGTACAAATATTGTAGGATTAATTGGCCATCCTGTTGAACACAGTTTCTCTCCACCTATGCACAATGCTGCATTTGATAAATTAAATATGGATTATGCATATGTTGCTTTTGATGTTGATTCTAATAATCTAAAATCAGCAATTGATGGTGCTAAATCATTAAATATTAAAGGGTTTAATGTTACAATTCCTCATAAAATTGGAATAATGCAATTTTTAGATGAAATTGATGAGGTTGCTAGTTTAATAGGTGCAGTTAATACAATTGACTTTAAAAATTTAAAAGGATATAATACTGATGGAATCGGTGCTGTAAGGGCAATTGAAGAAGTTACTAATATTAAAAATAAAAATGTTGTAGTTGCTGGTGCAGGCGGTGCATCAAGAGCCATTTCATTTTATCTTGCTAGGTATGGTGCAGACACTATAACTCTACTAAATAGGAATGTTGACAGGGCAATGAATCTTGCAGAAGATATTTTGGATTCCGGATTAATTACTGAAATTAAATCAGATTCCATCTCTGAAATCAACAGCTATTTGTCTGATGCAGATATTCTAGTTGATACAACGCCTAGGGGAATGCACCCTCACACAGATGATGAGCCTATTGCTCGAGCGGAAAATATGCAAGAAGATTTAGTTGTATTTGATGCAGTTTATAATCCTAATGAAACTGTTTTAATAAAAGAAGCAATTAAAGCAGGTGCAAAACCAGTTTATGGAATTAAAATGTTACTTTATCAGGGAGCAGAAAGCTTTAAAATATGGACTGGAAGAAAAGCACCAATTGATGTAATGGAAAAGGCTTTAGGGGAAACACTTAATTTAGAGTGA
- a CDS encoding replication factor C large subunit, with translation MLWTDKYRPQELSAVVGNKKEIKIITDWVNAWKSNNPQIPLLLVGPPGIGKTTLSQIIAKQFSEHIELNASDKRSQEIIKSTIGESSSSRSLFGDEYKLIILDEVDGIHGTNDRGGVKAIGDIIKSSKHPMILIANDFYSKRLQSIKPKCQVIKMKKSRWNSITKLLREIAQAENVDANPAALKEIALKSQGDVRSAINTLQALSSKDSTLEVQDVENMKTKDTRSDIFNAITGVLKSKTPAHVKEAMWIEEDPTLVMEYIAENIPREYKKKDEIKKAYDYISKADIFFGRTQRSRNYGYWKYASDFMGIGVSNSKHETYKKFTKIQTPTIFTLMSRNRGKRNLRDEIAEKMSVKLHVSHSIAISMFPYLEIMFKNDELAWEISDYLELEDNEIKRFRSKKIPKKVINKMEKQKAQMRVEERDRRAEELKNQMITAAVEIEDSYEISKPDETKAEDTVKKEPPKEKKEKKKTDKQVSLFSF, from the coding sequence ATGTTATGGACTGATAAATACCGACCACAAGAATTAAGTGCAGTGGTAGGTAATAAAAAAGAGATTAAAATAATTACAGATTGGGTTAATGCATGGAAATCAAATAACCCCCAAATACCACTACTTTTAGTTGGTCCGCCAGGCATTGGAAAAACAACCCTATCTCAAATTATAGCAAAACAATTCTCAGAACATATTGAGCTTAACGCTAGTGATAAACGTTCACAAGAGATTATCAAAAGTACAATTGGAGAGTCATCATCTTCCAGATCCCTTTTTGGAGACGAATACAAATTAATAATCCTTGATGAAGTAGACGGCATTCACGGAACTAACGACCGTGGAGGAGTTAAAGCTATTGGAGATATAATTAAAAGTTCAAAACATCCAATGATTTTAATAGCTAACGATTTTTACTCAAAAAGATTGCAATCTATAAAACCAAAATGCCAAGTAATTAAGATGAAAAAGTCAAGATGGAATTCCATCACAAAACTTTTAAGAGAAATTGCTCAAGCAGAAAACGTGGATGCAAATCCTGCAGCATTAAAAGAGATTGCCTTAAAATCACAAGGAGATGTAAGATCAGCAATCAACACATTGCAAGCATTATCCAGTAAAGATTCTACACTTGAAGTCCAAGATGTAGAAAACATGAAAACCAAGGATACCCGTTCAGACATATTTAATGCAATTACAGGTGTTTTAAAAAGTAAAACACCAGCACACGTTAAAGAAGCGATGTGGATTGAAGAAGATCCAACACTTGTCATGGAATATATTGCTGAAAACATTCCAAGAGAATACAAGAAAAAAGATGAAATCAAAAAAGCTTATGACTACATTTCAAAAGCAGACATTTTCTTTGGAAGAACACAACGCAGCAGAAATTACGGCTATTGGAAATATGCAAGCGACTTTATGGGAATTGGAGTAAGTAACTCCAAACATGAAACATATAAAAAATTCACAAAAATACAAACTCCAACCATATTCACATTAATGAGCCGTAATAGGGGCAAAAGAAATCTTAGAGATGAAATTGCTGAAAAAATGTCTGTAAAATTACACGTTTCACATTCAATAGCTATTTCAATGTTCCCATATCTTGAGATAATGTTTAAAAACGATGAACTTGCTTGGGAGATTTCTGATTATTTGGAACTTGAAGATAATGAAATCAAAAGATTTAGATCTAAAAAAATTCCTAAGAAAGTTATTAATAAAATGGAAAAACAGAAAGCTCAAATGAGAGTTGAAGAACGTGACAGGCGTGCTGAAGAACTTAAAAACCAAATGATAACAGCTGCAGTTGAAATTGAAGATTCATATGAAATTTCAAAACCTGATGAAACTAAAGCTGAAGATACAGTTAAAAAAGAACCCCCAAAAGAGAAAAAGGAAAAAAAGAAAACTGACAAACAGGTTTCATTGTTCAGTTTCTAA
- a CDS encoding ATPase — translation MDLMFDVSGLAGEKEEFSTSKKDVLKFLKIIGVDSRFVSYTPDKIYINNLRFSKFSRKRQATFNKQYPEIEVVRSSLFQKICSKSSKHLALEIKPNSLVLMPKDNFIVELIMEPYTRKYGARLVYEGDYDLMVNPLILDDQVNDIFEGIFNGEGLNFNINSNEIYPLINVPLNWINSFLEMDGQKSIENKNKNRLAASFSEFLEDVAPQYKENVVKAAKYIEKKLETEQ, via the coding sequence ATGGATTTAATGTTTGATGTTTCAGGATTGGCAGGTGAAAAAGAAGAGTTTTCAACTTCAAAAAAAGATGTGTTGAAATTTCTGAAAATAATTGGAGTAGACAGTCGTTTTGTATCTTACACACCAGATAAAATTTACATTAATAATTTAAGATTTTCAAAGTTTTCAAGAAAAAGACAAGCTACCTTTAATAAGCAATATCCTGAAATTGAAGTTGTAAGAAGCTCATTATTCCAAAAGATATGTTCTAAGTCATCAAAACACTTGGCTTTGGAAATTAAACCAAATTCACTTGTCTTAATGCCTAAAGATAATTTCATAGTTGAGCTAATCATGGAGCCTTATACACGTAAGTACGGTGCTAGGCTAGTTTATGAGGGGGATTATGATTTGATGGTTAATCCATTGATTTTAGATGATCAAGTAAATGATATATTTGAAGGTATTTTCAATGGGGAAGGTTTAAATTTTAATATTAATTCTAATGAGATTTATCCGTTAATTAATGTACCTTTAAACTGGATTAATTCCTTTTTAGAAATGGATGGTCAAAAATCAATTGAAAATAAAAATAAAAACAGGTTAGCTGCCTCATTCAGTGAATTTTTGGAAGATGTAGCTCCGCAATATAAAGAAAATGTTGTTAAAGCAGCTAAATATATTGAAAAAAAATTAGAAACTGAACAATGA
- a CDS encoding zinc metalloprotease HtpX: MKNTWKLKLRMILTSVVMFTIVYFLIMLVGLYLGVSSWKLYFGASLVIVFLQYWFGPSLVKRSMNVRPLSEAEAPHIHQMVQELADAAGIPKPEIGLSEINIPNAFAYGRSSRSGHIAITRPILGLLDRDELKAVIGHEMGHIKHNDMIVTAAVSVIPMICYYIALSFMFSGDNDNGGGIIIGILGYVFYLIGQLLVLFISRTREYYADEASVDFGNRPAALVSALYKLSYGAASCDKQTISEVNTNRAFFINDVNNARHDVSDFQQIDFDGDGKISNDELRRLANSDVKVSRKNGLMELLSTHPDSLKRVKRLAELE; this comes from the coding sequence ATGAAAAATACATGGAAACTTAAGTTAAGAATGATTCTTACATCAGTTGTAATGTTTACTATTGTATATTTCCTTATCATGCTTGTAGGGTTGTACCTTGGTGTGAGCAGCTGGAAATTATACTTTGGAGCAAGCTTAGTAATCGTATTTTTACAATATTGGTTTGGACCATCATTGGTAAAACGTTCAATGAATGTAAGGCCCTTATCAGAAGCTGAAGCACCTCATATTCATCAGATGGTTCAGGAATTAGCAGACGCAGCTGGAATTCCAAAACCAGAAATTGGTTTATCTGAAATTAATATTCCAAATGCATTTGCATATGGCAGATCAAGCAGAAGTGGACACATTGCAATTACCCGTCCAATTTTGGGATTACTTGACCGTGATGAACTGAAAGCCGTTATTGGTCATGAAATGGGGCATATTAAACATAATGATATGATTGTTACTGCTGCTGTTAGTGTTATTCCAATGATTTGTTATTATATTGCATTATCTTTCATGTTTTCAGGAGATAATGACAATGGTGGCGGAATTATAATCGGAATTCTTGGATATGTGTTCTATTTGATTGGTCAATTGCTGGTGCTCTTTATTTCAAGAACTCGTGAATACTATGCTGATGAAGCAAGTGTTGATTTTGGAAACCGTCCTGCAGCATTGGTGTCTGCACTTTATAAATTATCTTATGGTGCAGCTAGTTGTGATAAGCAGACAATTTCTGAAGTAAATACAAACAGGGCATTCTTTATAAATGATGTAAACAATGCAAGGCATGATGTTTCTGATTTCCAACAAATTGACTTTGATGGTGATGGAAAAATATCTAATGATGAGTTAAGAAGACTTGCAAATTCCGATGTTAAAGTTTCAAGGAAAAATGGGCTCATGGAATTATTATCCACCCATCCTGATTCATTAAAAAGAGTTAAAAGATTAGCGGAGTTAGAATAA
- a CDS encoding replication factor C small subunit, which yields MSGPWVEKYRPQKLEDIVGQKQIVARLQKYVGEESMPNLMFTGPAGVGKTTTALALVKSILGEYWRQNFLELNASDARGIETVRNNIKNFCRLKPVGAPFRIIFLDEVDNMTKDAQHALRREMEMYTKTASFILSCNYSSKIIDPIQSRCAIFRFAPIKGEEIKERLKYICESEGFQADDEGLESIVYFAEGDMRKAVNVLQAATSEGETVTEDSVYEVVSKAKPQDIENMINKALMGDFMGARTLLRETIVLQGTSGEDMVTQIYQDVSKRVLEGKMDASIYMDLIESIAECDFRIREGANPRIQLEALLTQFL from the coding sequence ATGAGCGGACCATGGGTAGAAAAATATAGACCACAAAAATTAGAAGACATTGTAGGACAAAAACAGATTGTTGCAAGATTACAAAAATATGTAGGCGAAGAAAGTATGCCTAACTTAATGTTTACAGGTCCTGCAGGTGTTGGTAAAACAACCACAGCCTTAGCATTAGTAAAATCCATTTTAGGAGAATACTGGAGACAAAACTTTTTAGAATTAAATGCATCTGATGCAAGAGGAATTGAAACTGTAAGAAATAATATTAAAAATTTCTGTAGATTGAAACCTGTTGGTGCTCCATTTAGAATAATATTTTTAGATGAAGTGGACAACATGACAAAAGATGCTCAGCATGCCCTTCGTCGTGAAATGGAAATGTATACTAAAACCGCTTCATTTATACTTTCATGTAATTACTCATCAAAAATCATTGATCCGATTCAATCAAGATGTGCAATATTCAGATTTGCTCCAATTAAAGGAGAAGAAATTAAAGAACGTTTAAAATATATTTGTGAAAGTGAAGGATTCCAAGCTGATGATGAAGGTCTTGAATCAATTGTTTATTTTGCTGAAGGAGATATGAGAAAAGCAGTAAATGTCCTTCAAGCCGCAACATCCGAAGGAGAAACAGTCACAGAAGATTCAGTTTACGAAGTTGTTTCAAAAGCTAAACCACAAGACATTGAAAATATGATAAATAAAGCATTAATGGGTGACTTTATGGGTGCTCGCACACTTCTTAGAGAAACTATAGTACTTCAGGGAACAAGCGGAGAAGATATGGTTACTCAAATTTACCAAGATGTTTCTAAAAGAGTTCTTGAAGGAAAAATGGATGCGTCAATCTACATGGATTTAATTGAATCTATCGCTGAATGTGATTTCAGAATAAGGGAAGGAGCAAATCCAAGAATTCAACTCGAAGCTTTGTTAACCCAATTCTTATAA
- the leuS gene encoding leucine--tRNA ligase, with the protein MSENIEKKWQKKWADAKLFESNPDEREKLYLTVAFPYPSGAMHIGHGRTYTVPDVYARFKRMEGYNVLFPMAWHVTGAPVIGIADRIKRKDKWTLDLYHNVHGVPKETLPKLEDPEYIVKYFSTEYHEVMEEMGYSIDWRREFRTIDPTYRKFIEWQITQLHEKGLVAKGEHPVKYCPNCDNPVGDHDLLEGEGVGVNELTLLKFPIGDKILVTATLRPETIVGATNIWLNPDVEYVLVNANGERWVITKEAHYNLKNQIKNLDIISEINPNDLIGQMAKNPFTGEELPVFPASFVSESYGSGVVFSEPADAPADYIALQDLKNNAELISKYNLEGIIENVHPIPVCTLKGYGEIPAADIIERLGITDQNDEKLHEATNELYKAQHSKGKIIDSIPDFGGMKVRFAREELKEKLINDNMATIMYDFAERPVVCRCGNNCVVKIMDDQWFMKYGNEEWTEKTLEVLDGETIIPKEIKNNFEYYLNWLDDWACSRKVGLGTRLPWDNQWLIEPLTDSTIYMSYYTIAKYLKDMNPDDLNLAFFDKVLLNKDSGEITVPAEKVKEIQDEFNYWYPLDWRLSAKDLVGNHLSFLMFHHSAIYPKDKWPRGTVVFGMGLLEGNKMSSSKGNVILLKDAIKDYSADVVRLFLMASAEPWQDFDWREKEVLGTKRRLEWFREFAARVEEIKGSPLDLSNIEEVELKRTIDLWIISQLNQHIKNATEALEVFQTRQALQDSLFLLKKDVDHYLYRVKHIIDAQDSAVIYVLSTVLEAWIRLLAPFTPHTSEELWSTYGGAGFASEAAWPEYNEELVSAEIEKSEDLVENIIKDIAHIKQMVGEDVEKVHIYLAPDWKWDLYKIADEVGKPDIGQIMGRAIGSKIHDDKKEIAMVAKKIGKEITKTRYIGKINEAEILSDALDYIKEECGNEVIIHTDDSYDPQNKAKNAMPYKPAIFME; encoded by the coding sequence GTGAGCGAAAATATTGAAAAGAAATGGCAGAAAAAATGGGCAGATGCAAAATTATTTGAATCAAACCCAGATGAACGAGAAAAATTATACCTTACTGTTGCTTTTCCATACCCTAGTGGAGCGATGCATATAGGTCACGGACGTACTTACACAGTGCCCGATGTTTATGCAAGATTCAAAAGAATGGAAGGATATAATGTATTATTTCCAATGGCATGGCATGTGACTGGTGCACCAGTTATCGGAATAGCGGACAGAATTAAAAGAAAAGACAAATGGACACTTGATTTATACCACAATGTTCATGGAGTTCCTAAAGAAACTTTACCAAAATTAGAAGACCCTGAATACATTGTAAAATACTTTTCAACTGAATACCATGAAGTAATGGAAGAAATGGGTTATTCTATTGATTGGAGAAGAGAATTTAGAACAATTGATCCAACATACAGGAAATTCATCGAATGGCAAATTACCCAATTACACGAAAAAGGTCTAGTTGCAAAAGGCGAACATCCAGTGAAATACTGTCCTAACTGTGACAACCCAGTTGGAGACCATGATTTGCTTGAAGGAGAAGGAGTTGGAGTTAATGAATTAACATTGCTTAAATTCCCTATAGGAGATAAAATTCTTGTAACTGCAACTTTAAGACCTGAAACTATTGTTGGAGCAACCAATATTTGGTTAAACCCGGATGTTGAATATGTCTTAGTCAATGCTAACGGTGAACGCTGGGTCATTACAAAAGAAGCTCACTACAACTTAAAAAATCAAATTAAAAACTTAGATATAATATCTGAAATTAATCCTAACGATTTAATTGGACAAATGGCTAAAAATCCGTTTACTGGGGAAGAATTACCAGTTTTCCCAGCAAGTTTTGTAAGTGAATCCTACGGAAGTGGAGTTGTTTTCTCTGAACCTGCAGATGCACCAGCAGATTACATTGCACTTCAAGACTTAAAAAACAATGCCGAATTAATATCTAAGTACAATTTAGAAGGCATTATTGAAAATGTTCATCCAATTCCAGTATGTACGCTTAAAGGATATGGAGAAATTCCAGCAGCAGACATCATTGAAAGACTTGGAATTACTGACCAAAACGATGAAAAATTACATGAAGCCACTAATGAATTATACAAAGCCCAGCACAGCAAAGGTAAAATTATTGATTCCATCCCTGATTTCGGTGGTATGAAAGTTCGTTTTGCTCGTGAAGAGTTAAAAGAAAAATTAATCAATGACAACATGGCTACAATCATGTACGACTTTGCTGAAAGACCAGTAGTCTGCAGATGCGGCAACAATTGTGTTGTTAAGATTATGGACGACCAATGGTTCATGAAATATGGTAATGAAGAATGGACTGAAAAAACCTTAGAAGTTCTTGATGGAGAAACCATAATCCCAAAAGAAATTAAAAATAATTTTGAATATTATCTCAACTGGTTAGATGATTGGGCTTGTTCAAGAAAAGTAGGACTTGGAACCAGACTTCCTTGGGACAATCAGTGGTTAATTGAACCTTTAACCGATTCAACAATCTACATGTCATATTATACTATTGCAAAATACCTAAAAGACATGAACCCTGATGATTTAAACCTTGCTTTCTTTGACAAAGTTCTTTTAAACAAAGACTCCGGGGAAATTACAGTGCCGGCGGAAAAAGTTAAAGAAATTCAAGACGAATTCAACTACTGGTATCCTCTTGACTGGAGATTATCCGCAAAAGACCTTGTTGGTAACCACTTAAGCTTCTTAATGTTCCACCACAGTGCAATTTATCCTAAAGATAAATGGCCAAGAGGAACTGTAGTCTTCGGTATGGGTCTTCTAGAAGGAAATAAAATGTCTTCATCAAAAGGAAATGTTATATTACTTAAAGATGCAATCAAAGACTACTCCGCTGATGTTGTAAGGCTCTTCCTGATGGCATCTGCTGAACCATGGCAAGATTTTGACTGGAGAGAAAAGGAAGTTCTCGGAACTAAAAGAAGACTTGAATGGTTTAGAGAATTTGCAGCAAGAGTTGAAGAAATCAAAGGTTCCCCATTAGATTTAAGTAACATTGAAGAAGTTGAATTAAAAAGAACTATTGATTTATGGATAATCAGTCAGCTTAATCAGCATATTAAAAATGCAACTGAAGCTTTAGAAGTCTTCCAAACAAGACAAGCACTGCAAGATTCTTTATTCTTACTTAAAAAAGATGTAGATCATTACTTATACAGAGTAAAACACATAATTGATGCACAAGATTCTGCAGTAATCTATGTTTTATCCACTGTTCTTGAAGCATGGATTAGACTCCTTGCTCCATTCACTCCTCACACTTCAGAAGAATTATGGTCAACCTATGGCGGAGCTGGATTTGCAAGTGAAGCAGCATGGCCAGAATACAATGAAGAGCTTGTAAGTGCTGAAATTGAAAAATCAGAAGATTTAGTGGAAAACATCATTAAAGATATTGCCCACATCAAACAGATGGTTGGAGAAGATGTTGAAAAAGTCCACATTTATCTTGCACCTGACTGGAAATGGGACTTATACAAAATAGCTGACGAAGTGGGAAAACCAGACATCGGACAGATTATGGGAAGAGCCATTGGATCTAAAATTCATGATGATAAAAAAGAAATTGCAATGGTAGCTAAAAAAATCGGTAAAGAGATAACTAAAACAAGATATATCGGCAAAATCAACGAAGCAGAAATCTTATCTGATGCTCTTGACTACATCAAAGAAGAATGTGGAAATGAAGTTATCATCCATACTGATGACTCATACGATCCACAAAATAAGGCTAAAAATGCAATGCCATATAAACCTGCAATATTTATGGAATAA